A section of the Rhodobacteraceae bacterium M382 genome encodes:
- a CDS encoding haloacid dehalogenase type II, producing MKLSDFKALTFDVYGTLIDWEGGMITGLKPLTDRVSRSLTRDDILEAHAFYESTSQRFSPAKKYYELLPVVYRRLAEEWGVEVTWEECEAYGMSARHWHAFDDTIKALTYLKRHFKLVVLTNTDNLTFSGANTRLGVHFDGVYTAEDVGSYKPADRNFDYMLEMLARQGIEKGDILHTAESMFHDHAPANKFGLANCWIYRRHDKEGFGATMNPGEMPTYNFRFNSMMDMAKAHQAELAG from the coding sequence ATGAAACTGTCTGACTTCAAAGCCCTCACATTCGATGTCTATGGCACTCTGATTGATTGGGAAGGGGGCATGATCACCGGTCTGAAACCGCTGACCGACCGGGTGAGCCGCAGCCTGACGCGCGATGACATCCTCGAAGCGCACGCGTTTTATGAAAGCACATCGCAGCGCTTTTCCCCGGCCAAGAAATATTATGAGCTGCTGCCTGTCGTGTATCGCCGTCTGGCCGAAGAATGGGGCGTCGAGGTGACCTGGGAAGAGTGTGAAGCTTATGGTATGTCAGCGCGTCACTGGCACGCCTTTGATGATACGATCAAAGCGCTGACCTATCTCAAAAGGCACTTCAAACTGGTGGTTCTGACCAACACCGACAATCTGACATTCTCGGGCGCGAACACGCGTCTGGGTGTGCATTTTGACGGTGTTTATACCGCCGAGGATGTCGGCAGCTATAAACCCGCGGACCGCAATTTCGACTATATGCTTGAGATGCTCGCGCGTCAGGGGATCGAAAAGGGTGACATCCTGCACACCGCCGAAAGCATGTTCCACGACCATGCACCTGCCAACAAGTTCGGGCTGGCCAATTGCTGGATCTACCGCCGCCACGACAAGGAAGGCTTTGGTGCCACCATGAACCCCGGCGAGATGCCGACATACAACTTTCGGTTCAACAGCATGATGGACATGGCAAAGGCGCATCAGGCAGAACTGGCCGGATAG
- a CDS encoding FAD-dependent oxidoreductase — MTEHARVVVIGGGNMGAGVLYHLAHMGWTDCVLIEKAELTSGATWHAAGLVSRMVGGQALGSIHDYGVDLYKRIEAETDVGVSWHNCGSLRVATSPDHMDWINHIRDAILARGQDAHIIDADEVARLNPLYDVKAAGVLGAVYTPDDGHVDPSGTCQAMAKGARQMGAKVRRNCRVTATHQLPSGEWIVETEQGTIIAQHVVNAGGYHARQLGHMVGLDLPITTMLHHYVVTDAVPEFKAMAHEIPVTRDDHFCGYVRREQGSALIGLYDKQDPQSVWLDGCPWDSVNALFEPNWDGVTPWLENCFERMPALMNRGIKRVVNGGITYTPDGAMMLGPAPGLNNYWLACGATVGIAWGPGAGRALAEWMVEGSANISTRAFDPRRFGLWADADFARRRATEDYTLRQAMPYPQHQRNSCRDIKRSGAHDRTAALGAVFEEAGGWERPRLYGDDPVGWRRTSAFDQTAAECKTVRQQVGLADLSAFAKFRISGPRAEDWLNAVCANRMPRVGRICLTLLLNRKGTIEGEATIARTSLDSFHFVTGAPSERRVWDWLTLHCGVPMDGVTIENITDETGILCLAGPNARKVLAACTSADVSNGCLRWMGCTSLNVAGLPLLAMRLSFTGELAYELHAPNDKLGELWDALWEAGQPHGIGTFGTKALDSLRLEKFYRGGHELTNDASHKDICLERFAATDKAFVGRDAMMARQPRSRVALLMLNGEQTDALLGEAVFLGDQLVGSITSAAYGHCVGKSLAIAFLVDVARASGTVLTVSLLGQQVAATVLADAPWDPENARLKA, encoded by the coding sequence ATGACCGAACACGCGCGCGTGGTGGTGATTGGTGGCGGCAATATGGGGGCCGGCGTCCTGTATCATCTTGCCCATATGGGGTGGACTGATTGCGTTCTGATCGAAAAGGCCGAACTGACCAGTGGGGCAACCTGGCATGCGGCAGGATTGGTCAGCCGTATGGTGGGCGGGCAGGCGCTGGGGTCGATCCATGACTATGGCGTGGATCTGTACAAGAGGATCGAAGCCGAAACCGATGTCGGTGTCAGCTGGCACAATTGCGGTTCTTTGCGCGTCGCAACCAGCCCGGATCACATGGACTGGATTAACCATATCCGCGACGCAATACTGGCCCGCGGACAGGACGCGCATATCATCGACGCGGACGAGGTGGCGCGGCTGAACCCGCTGTATGATGTCAAGGCTGCGGGGGTATTGGGCGCGGTCTACACGCCCGATGATGGCCACGTGGACCCGTCGGGGACCTGCCAGGCTATGGCCAAGGGCGCGCGCCAGATGGGGGCCAAGGTGCGGCGCAATTGTCGCGTGACAGCGACGCACCAATTGCCGTCAGGCGAATGGATTGTCGAGACCGAACAGGGCACCATCATTGCCCAGCATGTGGTGAACGCCGGTGGGTATCACGCCCGCCAGCTGGGTCATATGGTGGGGCTGGATCTGCCCATTACCACCATGCTGCACCACTATGTGGTGACGGATGCGGTGCCAGAGTTCAAAGCCATGGCGCATGAAATCCCGGTTACGCGCGACGATCATTTCTGTGGCTATGTACGACGTGAACAGGGCTCGGCGTTGATCGGGCTGTACGACAAACAGGATCCGCAATCGGTCTGGTTGGACGGCTGCCCCTGGGACAGCGTCAACGCGCTGTTCGAACCGAATTGGGACGGTGTCACCCCCTGGCTGGAGAATTGTTTTGAACGGATGCCCGCGTTGATGAACCGGGGCATCAAACGGGTGGTCAACGGCGGCATCACCTATACGCCGGACGGGGCGATGATGCTGGGGCCAGCCCCGGGGTTGAACAATTATTGGTTGGCATGCGGGGCAACGGTCGGCATTGCATGGGGGCCCGGAGCGGGCAGGGCGCTGGCGGAATGGATGGTGGAGGGCAGTGCCAATATCTCTACCCGCGCGTTCGATCCGCGCCGGTTTGGCCTATGGGCGGACGCTGATTTTGCCCGCCGGCGCGCCACTGAGGATTATACCCTGAGACAGGCGATGCCTTATCCGCAGCATCAGCGGAACAGCTGCCGGGACATAAAACGCTCGGGCGCGCATGATCGCACAGCAGCGTTGGGCGCGGTATTCGAAGAAGCAGGCGGCTGGGAACGTCCGCGCCTATATGGCGATGATCCGGTAGGTTGGCGGCGCACCTCCGCTTTTGATCAGACGGCGGCGGAATGCAAGACGGTGCGGCAGCAGGTGGGGTTGGCGGATCTTTCGGCCTTTGCCAAATTCCGCATATCAGGTCCCCGGGCCGAGGACTGGTTGAACGCTGTCTGTGCCAACCGGATGCCACGCGTCGGGCGCATCTGCCTGACGCTTTTGCTCAATCGCAAGGGCACCATCGAAGGCGAAGCAACGATCGCCCGCACCAGCCTGGACAGCTTTCATTTTGTCACCGGTGCCCCGTCCGAGCGCCGGGTCTGGGATTGGCTGACCCTGCACTGCGGCGTGCCGATGGATGGCGTGACGATCGAAAATATTACCGATGAAACCGGGATTCTCTGTCTGGCGGGCCCCAACGCGCGAAAGGTTCTGGCGGCCTGCACATCTGCTGACGTCTCAAACGGTTGTCTGCGCTGGATGGGCTGCACGTCCCTAAATGTGGCGGGCCTGCCGCTGCTGGCGATGCGGCTGAGCTTTACCGGTGAACTGGCCTATGAACTGCACGCGCCGAACGACAAGCTGGGAGAGCTGTGGGATGCGCTGTGGGAGGCTGGGCAACCCCATGGTATCGGGACCTTTGGCACCAAAGCGCTGGACAGTCTGCGGTTGGAGAAATTCTATCGCGGCGGCCATGAATTGACCAATGACGCCAGCCACAAGGATATCTGTCTGGAACGGTTTGCCGCCACGGACAAGGCGTTCGTGGGAAGGGATGCCATGATGGCACGCCAGCCACGCAGCCGCGTTGCCCTGTTGATGCTGAACGGAGAACAGACCGACGCGCTGTTGGGCGAGGCGGTGTTTCTGGGCGATCAACTGGTGGGTTCGATCACTTCGGCGGCTTATGGGCATTGCGTCGGCAAATCCCTGGCCATCGCCTTTCTCGTGGACGTGGCGCGGGCATCAGGAACGGTTCTGACCGTGTCGTTGCTGGGCCAGCAGGTTGCTGCCACGGTTTTGGCCGACGCACCCTGGGATCCCGAGAACGCGCGACTGAAAGCTTGA
- a CDS encoding cupin domain-containing protein, whose amino-acid sequence MYVKKNSKTDKIDPLQQLGEDLRALRKAQSMTLADLAEASGRSVSFLSKIERAQARPSVTALQEIAEALGVPVGWFFETDGPAPAEERPYIVRADRRRKLTYSGLSGTDYMGCEDHLLSASLDRQLAMGISTYEAGGSTGDDLYTHEGEEAGMVLKGEIELTLDETVFYLKTGDSFSFSADIPHRYHNPGKVEAQIVWANTPVSLKR is encoded by the coding sequence ATGTACGTCAAGAAAAATTCAAAAACGGACAAAATTGACCCGCTGCAACAACTGGGCGAGGATCTGCGGGCCTTGCGCAAGGCGCAGTCCATGACGCTGGCAGATCTGGCCGAAGCGAGCGGTCGTTCGGTGTCGTTCCTGTCCAAGATCGAACGGGCCCAGGCGCGCCCGTCGGTCACGGCCTTGCAAGAGATCGCCGAGGCGCTGGGGGTGCCGGTGGGCTGGTTCTTTGAAACCGACGGTCCGGCCCCAGCCGAGGAGCGCCCCTATATCGTGCGCGCCGACAGACGGCGCAAACTGACATATTCAGGTCTGTCCGGAACCGATTACATGGGGTGCGAAGATCACCTTTTGTCGGCCAGCCTGGACCGGCAGCTGGCGATGGGGATTTCCACCTACGAGGCAGGCGGCAGCACCGGCGATGATCTGTATACCCACGAAGGCGAAGAGGCCGGAATGGTTTTGAAGGGTGAGATCGAATTGACCCTGGACGAGACGGTCTTTTATCTGAAAACCGGGGATAGTTTCAGCTTTTCTGCCGATATCCCCCACCGATACCACAACCCTGGCAAGGTGGAGGCACAGATTGTCTGGGCCAATACGCCGGTTTCCCTGAAAAGGTAG
- a CDS encoding aromatic ring-hydroxylating dioxygenase subunit alpha: MDGTFPDSPILQRVKDLLGEDGFARTFAPLEEASGLPNAAYWSDEWLALEKEHCFRRSWVFAGAAAELPEPGDMKPIEIGGAPLIILCDHDRQIRALHNVCRHRGAKLVTEPCQKRTLTCPYHAWVYGLNGKLRSRPHFNGPNITDTFKDGGGDKLDLIEARCEVWNGCVFVNVSGDAEPLLDWLAPLMERTPGYDFHAIRWAGKLEFEVNANWKLVYENYMEGYHVFAVHPKLLDFAPMNVRWSGEWDRHVFYNDYVFPALGEGRGDSLPHYPGLSQADAKRGLWFLCFPHFAAEVFPDQFTVLVSYPIAPDKTREELHVFLIGDAATSDDHATARTALMQMWDDLNREDLGMLELLQQGRLSPAYDGGRLSPHWEGPTHDFGRRVVERILT, encoded by the coding sequence ATGGACGGTACTTTCCCGGACAGTCCAATTTTGCAACGGGTCAAGGATCTGCTGGGAGAAGACGGTTTTGCCAGGACATTTGCTCCGCTCGAAGAGGCCAGCGGCCTGCCCAATGCGGCCTATTGGTCGGATGAGTGGCTGGCGCTGGAAAAAGAGCATTGCTTTCGCCGGTCCTGGGTGTTTGCGGGCGCGGCGGCCGAATTGCCCGAACCCGGCGATATGAAACCAATAGAGATCGGCGGCGCGCCGCTGATCATCCTGTGCGATCACGACAGACAAATCCGCGCCCTGCACAATGTGTGCCGCCACCGCGGCGCGAAACTGGTAACAGAGCCATGCCAGAAGCGAACTCTCACCTGCCCCTATCACGCCTGGGTTTACGGGCTGAACGGCAAGCTGCGGTCCCGGCCGCATTTCAACGGCCCCAACATCACCGATACTTTCAAGGACGGCGGCGGTGACAAGCTCGACCTGATCGAGGCCCGCTGCGAGGTCTGGAACGGCTGTGTCTTTGTCAATGTTTCGGGGGATGCGGAACCGCTGCTGGACTGGCTGGCTCCGTTGATGGAACGCACACCAGGCTATGACTTCCATGCAATCCGCTGGGCCGGAAAGCTGGAGTTCGAAGTCAACGCCAACTGGAAGTTGGTCTATGAGAACTACATGGAAGGCTACCACGTCTTTGCCGTTCACCCCAAACTGCTGGACTTTGCGCCGATGAACGTGCGCTGGTCCGGCGAATGGGACCGGCATGTTTTCTACAATGACTATGTCTTTCCTGCATTGGGCGAAGGTCGCGGAGACAGCTTGCCGCATTACCCCGGACTGTCCCAGGCAGACGCAAAACGCGGGCTGTGGTTCCTGTGCTTTCCACATTTTGCCGCAGAAGTGTTTCCCGACCAATTCACCGTTTTGGTGAGCTATCCCATCGCTCCGGACAAAACCCGCGAGGAATTGCATGTCTTCCTGATCGGGGACGCTGCCACCTCGGATGACCACGCCACCGCCCGCACCGCGCTGATGCAGATGTGGGACGATTTGAACCGAGAGGATCTGGGTATGTTGGAATTGCTGCAACAGGGACGGTTGTCACCGGCGTATGACGGTGGGCGGCTCAGCCCGCATTGGGAGGGACCCACCCATGACTTTGGTCGCCGGGTCGTGGAAAGGATCCTGACATGA
- a CDS encoding Xaa-Pro peptidase family protein, protein MTHFADELVQSDDWSDLSRFKDMPEIDFDRMHRYRIGRIRDELKHNGAAMCVLVSPISLRYAVDYRSYALFQSHIPTTYLFVPQEGPVVIHGLYGPPPAMVDEIRPNRALSYFDGGPVLGESASLLADDVVNFLSEIGTDNRRVAVEYVNPSLTLALNHRGLDVIDGVLISEQARVIKSIDEVACIQWAVDVAQLGIAKLKQALKPGVSELQLWGLLNYTNLANNGDWHDGRMLASGPRINPWLQEASPRRVESGDLVGFDTDMIGPFGYFADISRTLHCGPAKPTKRQRDVYQLAAAEIAHNLDLVRPGVSFAEFQDRAFPVPEEYRENAYTCVVHAVGMCDEYPRINPGYRGANPYDGVIESGMVLCVESYMGAQGETGVGVKLEQQVLVTDDGYKLLSTYPLEEALME, encoded by the coding sequence ATGACACATTTTGCCGACGAATTGGTCCAATCGGATGATTGGAGCGACCTCAGCCGCTTCAAGGATATGCCCGAAATCGACTTTGACCGGATGCACCGGTATCGCATAGGTCGGATCCGGGATGAATTGAAACACAACGGGGCTGCCATGTGCGTTCTCGTCAGTCCGATCAGCCTGCGCTACGCGGTCGATTATCGCTCTTATGCGCTGTTTCAGTCGCACATCCCCACCACCTATCTGTTTGTCCCCCAGGAAGGGCCGGTGGTGATCCATGGCCTGTATGGTCCGCCACCCGCAATGGTGGACGAAATCCGCCCCAACCGGGCGCTTTCCTATTTTGATGGCGGACCGGTTCTGGGCGAAAGCGCGTCGCTCCTGGCCGATGATGTGGTCAATTTCCTCAGCGAAATCGGCACTGACAACCGTCGTGTCGCTGTTGAATACGTCAACCCATCGCTGACCCTGGCTCTCAATCACCGCGGGCTGGACGTCATCGACGGGGTGCTGATTTCGGAACAGGCCCGCGTCATCAAATCCATCGACGAAGTGGCATGTATACAATGGGCCGTCGACGTGGCCCAGCTGGGCATCGCAAAACTGAAGCAGGCGTTGAAACCGGGGGTCAGCGAGCTGCAGCTCTGGGGGCTGTTGAACTACACCAACCTCGCCAACAACGGCGATTGGCATGATGGCCGGATGCTGGCATCGGGACCGCGCATAAACCCTTGGCTTCAGGAGGCGTCGCCCCGCCGGGTCGAATCCGGTGATCTCGTCGGGTTCGACACGGATATGATCGGCCCCTTTGGCTATTTCGCCGATATTTCACGCACGCTGCATTGCGGCCCCGCCAAACCGACAAAACGACAGCGCGACGTCTATCAGCTGGCAGCAGCCGAGATCGCTCACAACTTGGACCTGGTCAGACCAGGGGTGAGTTTCGCCGAGTTTCAGGACCGCGCCTTTCCGGTTCCCGAGGAATACCGCGAAAACGCCTATACCTGTGTCGTCCACGCGGTTGGCATGTGTGATGAATACCCACGTATCAACCCAGGTTATCGCGGCGCCAACCCCTATGACGGTGTGATCGAATCCGGAATGGTCCTGTGCGTCGAAAGCTATATGGGCGCACAAGGCGAAACCGGCGTGGGTGTCAAACTGGAACAACAGGTGCTTGTGACCGATGACGGGTACAAATTGCTGTCGACCTATCCGCTGGAAGAGGCGTTGATGGAGTAA
- a CDS encoding tandem-95 repeat protein, giving the protein MADLVPRLINNGREGDSEILDPVIPVVGSALLRPEEEGSGEGGTGGPVADRIPDVPEPDSEPEEGHEGTDDAWINDAFGADFIAPLPGPFDPTLTALQQSQVTQFDDDLDFSLSPQPVLIDSFAGNDRIIGSVFGDNIQSGAGNDTVMGGPGDDELDGDSGFDIAVYKGSILQYAVTRIDGDEFDVSDMSHNLRHDLAPSAQSDGSDRVDEGTDELEDFEAIRFADYLLRLDGTNNAPFVVAEDLVIPENGPAQITFQIYDFDGDPVLIDSITSESGAVITPIIPTGDPQIPTFFGRAFQASYLYIPNPTSLVAGEFAVDTITFSVTDTFPAIAIPIGGPAFVPRIPQTTTVTVNVNMVGVNDPLTANDDVAAVDEDKTLEIDVLANDTSDGNEALFVREATAANGSIEILENGTLNYTPDTNFNGVDTITYAIWNGTESSYTDTAQVSVTVAPINDPPEAQADRASTNEDVPVNIDVLANDTDIDGDILTVLTASAANGTVNVESDNTLTYTPNLNFNGRDQITYMISDGNGGTDTGFVGVTITPVNDDPIGVDDTVAPILEDGMVVIDVLANDFDVDGDSPLVITGFGTQLGGVAALTNDGQMRFTAAKDFNGPAQVQYFISDGNGGTGSALVDLVITPVNDAPTTTFGSIVADEDDGLITIQLRDFANDVDGDVLSFSDISANRAGTLIPFTITDDTGPVQPFENGLITFDPEILGLDSGESAQTTFTFTVNDNSGDTGNDTATGTFDLTINGADEPSTPPVFDGVTNLAVTADEGDGAIRIPLSDLVTDGSIEARTANSLITNNYLGLGITTPRLFTVSEGPDGPVLVIEPDQLYIQGGETEPSPPAAGDSILSEGETGIHTLTIDVLAVDGFTTTTATVSLTLVGDTPGADDPTNQPPTGGGSLGDIIVDDPSATTFTFDLDAFASDDYFGTDSATSPLAFTIGDLVVGNDDSTWTLTSPTVTFNNTTNEVTIDLAAIDALLDDDTNGQGVLHFTISDGTFTVNAEMRASFVDPLDSPPDPVPVPDEFILDFEEFSSDPDSNIQITGSKGFVFSGNATVVETDEISGARTPGGTINGQTTDPGDNILVALPSTITTSETLLDSTGAPERDEEGNLIVVETTVVDAEFAIQGPGSALVIGENGAFIGSGLAGGTPPPLPVALPEDVGQAFDLNSLSLNPSSGESVIVTMTTYDLGVTEVVSPFNTSFASFYLNLVERDSFDFTVNASTPALEIDFDDATLPGGIANPDPTVFDDLYAVEFTTADGTAIILDDISLSLVSDAVPI; this is encoded by the coding sequence ATGGCAGATCTGGTTCCACGCCTAATTAACAATGGTCGAGAAGGTGATTCCGAAATTCTTGATCCGGTTATTCCGGTTGTTGGGTCCGCACTGCTTCGACCTGAGGAAGAAGGATCGGGAGAGGGCGGAACCGGGGGGCCAGTGGCGGACCGTATTCCTGATGTGCCGGAACCAGACTCTGAACCCGAAGAAGGGCATGAAGGCACCGATGACGCCTGGATTAATGACGCTTTTGGTGCTGATTTCATCGCGCCGCTTCCGGGCCCCTTTGACCCGACCCTGACCGCGCTGCAGCAATCGCAGGTGACGCAATTTGATGATGATTTGGATTTTTCCCTGTCGCCCCAGCCGGTCCTGATCGACAGCTTTGCGGGGAATGACCGGATTATCGGGTCCGTCTTTGGTGACAATATCCAAAGCGGTGCTGGTAATGATACTGTTATGGGCGGCCCCGGTGACGACGAATTGGACGGAGATAGCGGATTTGATATTGCTGTCTACAAAGGGTCGATCCTGCAATATGCCGTCACCCGGATCGATGGGGATGAATTCGACGTCTCGGACATGTCTCACAATCTGAGACACGATTTGGCTCCTAGTGCCCAAAGCGACGGCAGCGATCGAGTTGACGAAGGTACGGATGAACTGGAAGACTTCGAGGCCATTCGCTTTGCCGATTATCTCCTGCGTTTGGATGGGACGAACAACGCCCCCTTTGTTGTGGCTGAAGATCTGGTGATTCCGGAAAACGGACCTGCCCAGATAACCTTCCAAATCTACGACTTTGACGGGGATCCCGTCCTCATCGACAGTATTACGAGCGAAAGCGGCGCGGTGATCACCCCCATTATCCCTACCGGTGATCCGCAGATTCCGACCTTTTTCGGACGGGCCTTTCAGGCCTCCTATTTATACATTCCAAACCCGACCTCCCTGGTCGCGGGAGAATTTGCCGTCGACACGATCACCTTTAGTGTGACGGACACCTTCCCGGCGATTGCCATCCCTATCGGCGGTCCCGCCTTTGTTCCGCGTATACCGCAGACAACGACAGTCACGGTGAATGTCAACATGGTGGGGGTCAATGACCCGTTGACGGCCAACGACGACGTGGCCGCGGTCGACGAAGACAAAACCCTCGAGATCGACGTTCTGGCCAATGATACCAGCGATGGCAACGAGGCGCTTTTTGTGCGCGAGGCCACGGCCGCAAATGGCAGCATCGAGATTCTGGAAAATGGGACGCTGAATTACACGCCTGATACAAATTTCAACGGCGTCGATACGATCACCTATGCAATTTGGAATGGAACCGAAAGCAGCTATACCGATACGGCACAGGTGAGCGTAACCGTTGCCCCGATCAACGATCCGCCAGAGGCTCAGGCAGATCGGGCAAGCACAAACGAAGATGTTCCGGTCAACATTGATGTTCTGGCAAATGACACAGACATTGACGGGGATATTTTGACCGTCCTTACGGCCAGCGCGGCCAACGGAACGGTCAACGTCGAATCCGACAACACCCTGACGTACACACCCAATTTGAATTTCAATGGTCGGGATCAGATCACCTATATGATCAGCGACGGCAACGGCGGCACCGATACCGGATTTGTCGGCGTGACCATCACCCCGGTCAATGACGATCCAATTGGTGTTGACGACACTGTTGCACCAATCCTCGAAGACGGGATGGTCGTCATCGACGTCCTGGCAAATGACTTTGACGTCGACGGCGACTCGCCGCTGGTCATCACCGGGTTCGGCACTCAGCTAGGTGGCGTGGCTGCGCTGACCAATGACGGTCAGATGCGGTTTACTGCTGCCAAGGATTTCAACGGTCCGGCGCAGGTTCAGTATTTTATCAGCGACGGGAATGGTGGCACTGGATCAGCTCTTGTCGATCTTGTGATCACGCCGGTCAACGACGCCCCGACGACGACCTTTGGTAGTATCGTCGCCGATGAGGATGACGGGCTGATCACGATCCAGCTCAGGGATTTTGCCAACGACGTAGACGGCGACGTCCTGAGCTTTTCTGATATCTCCGCAAATCGGGCTGGTACCCTGATCCCGTTCACGATCACGGATGACACCGGCCCGGTCCAACCCTTTGAAAATGGCTTGATCACCTTTGATCCCGAAATCCTGGGCCTGGACAGCGGCGAAAGTGCCCAAACCACGTTTACCTTTACGGTGAACGACAACAGCGGCGATACGGGCAACGACACAGCCACAGGCACCTTCGATTTGACGATCAACGGGGCCGATGAACCCTCTACTCCACCGGTCTTTGACGGCGTTACAAATCTGGCTGTGACCGCCGATGAAGGCGACGGAGCGATCCGCATTCCACTCAGCGACCTTGTTACGGATGGCAGTATCGAAGCGAGAACAGCCAATTCGTTGATCACAAACAATTACCTTGGCCTTGGGATAACGACCCCAAGGTTGTTCACTGTTTCCGAAGGCCCGGACGGGCCGGTTTTGGTGATCGAGCCGGATCAGCTTTACATACAAGGGGGGGAGACCGAACCGTCTCCTCCTGCAGCCGGTGACTCTATCCTGTCCGAAGGCGAGACGGGAATACACACGCTAACCATCGATGTCCTGGCTGTGGACGGGTTCACGACAACGACTGCAACCGTATCGCTGACCCTGGTCGGAGACACACCCGGTGCAGACGACCCAACCAACCAACCTCCGACAGGCGGGGGGAGTTTGGGGGATATCATCGTTGATGACCCGTCAGCGACCACCTTTACTTTCGATCTGGATGCTTTTGCATCAGATGACTATTTCGGAACAGATTCGGCAACAAGCCCGCTGGCCTTTACCATTGGTGATCTTGTTGTCGGCAATGACGACAGCACCTGGACACTGACATCACCAACTGTCACTTTCAACAATACCACAAATGAGGTCACGATCGACCTGGCCGCTATCGACGCCTTGCTGGACGACGACACCAACGGCCAAGGCGTTCTTCACTTCACCATCAGTGACGGCACCTTCACTGTTAATGCCGAGATGCGAGCAAGCTTTGTCGATCCATTGGATTCACCCCCTGATCCTGTGCCCGTGCCCGATGAGTTCATTCTCGATTTCGAAGAATTTTCTTCGGATCCTGATTCAAACATTCAGATCACAGGATCCAAAGGGTTTGTCTTTTCCGGAAATGCCACTGTGGTCGAAACCGACGAAATTTCTGGAGCGCGCACCCCTGGCGGCACAATCAATGGTCAGACCACCGATCCCGGGGACAACATTCTCGTCGCATTGCCTTCGACAATTACCACAAGTGAAACGCTTCTGGATTCGACCGGTGCGCCTGAGCGCGACGAAGAAGGCAACCTCATTGTTGTTGAAACCACTGTGGTCGATGCGGAATTTGCGATCCAAGGGCCGGGCAGCGCGCTCGTAATCGGCGAAAACGGAGCATTTATTGGTTCTGGCTTGGCCGGCGGTACCCCACCGCCGTTGCCCGTTGCTTTGCCAGAAGACGTAGGTCAGGCATTTGACCTGAACAGTCTTTCTCTGAACCCATCTTCGGGTGAGAGCGTGATCGTGACCATGACAACCTACGATTTGGGGGTGACCGAAGTTGTCAGTCCCTTTAATACATCGTTTGCCAGTTTCTACTTGAACCTGGTCGAACGGGATAGCTTTGACTTTACAGTCAATGCCAGCACCCCCGCACTCGAGATCGATTTCGACGACGCCACCCTGCCCGGCGGTATCGCAAACCCCGATCCAACCGTGTTTGATGATCTATATGCGGTCGAATTTACAACCGCTGATGGCACTGCGATTATTTTGGACGATATCTCGCTGTCCCTTGTGTCGGATGCCGTGCCGATTTGA